Proteins co-encoded in one Yamadazyma tenuis chromosome 1, complete sequence genomic window:
- the BNA7 gene encoding Kynurenine formamidase (COG:E; EggNog:ENOG503P33M) — MVEVYSYGPHELQSVKVFQQDPSTKDAIVFIHGGGWRDPSNSFDDFKPIMKDFSKCSLNVISINYRLSPSANTEAELKKMPYFRHPFHLLDVLKALVFLVKDRGLNIISVVGHSVGATLCLQLMNYKEVLEYGFKYIPANNKMLPTKQELDEIDTTLADSHFRRIYLIDGIFDVENLVQEYGDSYRTFVRCAFDSDDHFKDAVQTSNHQLGAPHLFIQDTTKVFLIHSLEDELLSPRQTKLLATYLTSVNINHEVVLQPWGLHEEVYRRSEVSAFIIKNLF; from the coding sequence ATGGTAGAAGTTTATCTGTATGGTCCTCATGAACTCCAGTCCGTGAAGGTGTTCCAACAGGACCCTCTGACAAAGGATGCCATTGTGTTCATCCATGGTGGAGGTTGGAGAGACCCAAGCAATTCTTTTGACGATTTCAAGCCAATTATGAAggacttttcaaaatgCTCCTTAAACGTAATCTCCATAAACTATAGGTTGTCACCCAGTGCAAACACCGAGgctgaattgaagaagatgccTTATTTCAGACACCCATTCCATCTTCTCGATGTTCTAAAGGCACTTGTGTTTCTTGTGAAGGACAGAGGATTGAATATCATCCTGGTTGTTGGACACTCGGTTGGGGCAACTTTATGTTTACAGCTAATGAACTACAAGGAGGTTTTAGAATATGGGTTTAAATATATCCCTGCAAACAACAAGATGCTTCCCACGAAGCAAGAATTAGACGAAATAGACACTACATTGGCAGATTCACACTTTCGTCGGATATACTTGATTGATGGAATTTTCGACGTGGAAAATTTGGTACAAGAATATGGTGATTCGTACCGAACTTTTGTACGGTGTGCATTTGACTCTGATGATCACTTCAAGGACGCAGTCCAGACTTCCAACCACCAGCTTGGTGCTCCACACTTGTTCATTCAAGACACTACTAAGGTATTCCTTATCCATTCATTAGAGGATGAATTACTCTCGCCTAGGCAAACCAAACTACTTGCTACATATTTGACCAGTGTGAACATCAACCATGAAGTTGTGTTGCAACCCTGGGGGCTACACGAGGAAGTTTACCGAAGACTGGAGGTTTCTGCCTTTATTATCAAGAATTTATTTTAA
- the TIF35 gene encoding translation initiation factor eIF3 subunit g (BUSCO:EOG0926489S; EggNog:ENOG503NX70; COG:J), whose translation MSTQVINSWADAEDDVPAPEVTTNPDGTKTVVSYRQNQKGQKIRVTQKIKEIKVQEKVHPLVAKRRTWAKYGKEKNTPPGPDTRTTQLGEIVELKLGTQWKEMEKQEEEEKAQQSAQVISNQRIKCRLCGGDHFTSKCPFKGTLGDAGKDESSLSTADIVIDPSSPGAPSKFVPRHMRRDAEGNLPARDSSARDDSTTLRISQLNTLVDEHMVRNELLAAYGPLERVALVRNRDTGISRGFAYVSFATEQLAERALNDLNGKGYHSLILHIEWSKKKKQ comes from the coding sequence ATGTCTACGCAAGTTATCAACTCTTGGGCCGACGCCGAAGATGACGTGCCAGCCCCCGAAGTGACCACCAACCCAGATGGCACCAAGACGGTTGTCAGCTATAGACAAAACCAGAAGGGCCAGAAGATCAGAGTCACCCAAAAAATAAAGGAAATCaaggttcaagaaaaagtgCATCCGCTCGTGGCCAAACGCAGAACCTGGGCTAAGTATGGGAAAGAGAAAAACACCCCTCCAGGACCTGACACCAGAACCACGCAGTTGGGAGAAATCGtcgagttgaagttgggtACCCAGTGGAAAGAAATGGaaaagcaagaagaagaagaaaaggctCAACAAAGTGCACAAGTGATTTCTAACCAAAGAATCAAATGTAGACTTTGTGGAGGAGACCATTTCACCTCCAAATGTCCGTTCAAGGGCACCTTGGGAGACGCCGGAAAAGACGAATCATCTCTCAGCACCGCCGATATTGTTATTGATCCATCTTCACCCGGTGCTCCTTCTAAATTCGTTCCTAGACACATGAGAAGAGATGCTGAAGGTAACTTACCCGCCAGAGATAGCTCCGCCAGAGACGATTCCACCACATTAAGAATCTCGCAATTGAATACGCTTGTCGACGAGCACATGGTCAGAAACGAGTTACTTGCAGCATACGGACCATTAGAAAGAGTGGCCCTTGTGAGAAATAGAGACACTGGAATCTCTAGAGGGTTCGCGTATGTGTCTTTTGCTACCGAGCAATTGGCCGAAAGAGCGttgaacgacttgaacGGTAAGGGTTACCATTCGTTGATTTTACACATTGAGTGGTctaagaagaagaagcagtaG
- a CDS encoding uncharacterized protein (EggNog:ENOG503Q2ZW; COG:A), whose amino-acid sequence MSDNEQEQHSIDEQSPVNTHDEPMGEEAAPALESRKVFVRPLDYQTPTEEIEEFFAPAGAIAEVQMMRGYAFVSFEEDGAAQKAVDEFNNTDFHGQPLIVELARERKEDTRGKYRVKVTNLPDGTAWQDFKDFVRDKTGTTPTFAKVYRDYDSGEVIGALEFGARDELEGAIPVLNGSEFQGATVDAEEDTSPFIPPPRRGGRGGFGGRGGFRGDFGGRGGGFRGGRGDFGGRGGFRGRGGFRGDFGGRGGFRGGRGDFRGGRGDFRGGRGGFRGGRGGFDRDSRGDDRDSYVSNRERSPTRY is encoded by the exons ATGTCTGACAAcgaacaagaacaacatTCAATCGACGAACAGTCCCCCGTCAACACTCACGATGAACCAATGGGTGAAGAGGCTGCTCCAGCCTTGGAATCCCGTAAGGTTTTCGTGAGACCTTTGGACTATCAAA CTCCAactgaagaaatcgaagaaTTCTTTGCTCCAGCTGGTGCCATCGCCGAAGTGCAAATGATGAGAGGTTATGCTTTCGTCTCTTTCGAAGAAGATGGTGCTGCTCAAAAAGctgttgatgaattcaacaacaccgATTTCCATGGACAACCATTGATTGTTGAATTGGCCCgtgaaagaaaagaagataCCAGAGGAAAATACAGAGTTAAGGTTACCAACTTGCCTGATGGAACTGCTTGGCAAGACTTCAAGGATTTTGTCAGAGACAAGACGGGTACTACCCCAACCTTTGCTAAGGTTTACAGAGACTACGATTCTGGTGAGGTTATTGGTGCCTTAGAATTCGGCGCTAGAGACGAATTGGAAGGTGCTATTCCAGTGTTAAATGGATCTGAATTCCAAGGTGCTACTGTGgatgctgaagaagatacTTCTCCATTTATTCCACCTCCAAGAAGAGGCGGAAGAGGAGGTTTCGGTGGCCGTGGTGGTTTCAGAGGTGACTTTGGCGGTAGAGGCGGTGGCTTCAGAGGTGGCCGTGGtgactttggtggaagaggTGGTTTCAGAGGAAGAGGTGGCTTCAGAGGtgactttggtggaagaggTGGTTTCAGAGGTGGCCGTGGTGACTTCAGAGGTGGCCGTGGTGACTTCAGAGGTGGCCGTGGTGGTTTCAGAGGTGGCCGTGGAGGCTTCGACCGTGACTCCCGTGGTGATGACAGAGACTCTTACGTTTCCAACCGTGAAAGATCTCCAACCCGTTATTAA
- a CDS encoding uncharacterized protein (COG:S; EggNog:ENOG503NWE2): MISLKGSSPPGNSRNIFSKLLHRRSSTSSPIGPHSSSSTRASADISVQRSRSKRSDRSVSRTHSVRKADRSVVDDNDSLRSDETFNENDESDVSSVYSNLHHTGSTTFSEPLPGSSETSFEDVDRKLNELLVSGPAISESPWQGFNRDALNPPKYVKVMRRNKGSPKTVRRIFLAQELNDESDSDSVLDESPATSNMDLDGDAAANLDKAGEKPAEVDSSLSKEVFSMLFSRDGKYLAIAGRDSVIKVYKVLSSPLGRMEYQNHEEAHSKNKKKSKSQDEVYPYAPVFHQKPVRVFKGHTKSVLSIDWSKNNFLLSGSMDKTVKLWHVDRADCLATFQHEDFVTTVKFHPNDDRFFLSGSLDNYARLWSILEGSVAYGRNLGDEMLITASCFTPDGLHCLFGGFNGTIAMLETKGLHIIHSFDIKPGMPSLKPKTGKKVTSIQALVNEAHQDDDDLKYKWTYLITTNDSRIRLINANEKKLVTRFKGVTNTTSVEASISDDCRYILAGSEDHWCYVWENNNAIINNKLKSAVSEMLNGKRHLITDLESKHKKYYDFIIKNKLLKKLNAEQFLKDDQHSEFIANENSSYTSFHAHHSSVNAAIFAPSLTKKLLELSDDVVFDMIKRGRNCASADEFPKVNIPDQHEIDTGIAGFIMVTTDETGLIRVFRQDVAYDLRKGIIDYYKKSTRKECPTLTKSSRIVTKVKSPALSPSSSMSSVPNLVKHEPYLSTKRFDSRPPSKSISNGILNSQNGTFKIKSDAVIFEQNSQRIASSGVITPDYEPEVPFPSIKNSDSRSSVPLFVNTAVDSQTPEVMQFQTPVTSAPKTTTFKS, from the coding sequence ATGATTCTGTTGAAAGGATCCTCGCCTCCCGGCAACTCCCGGAACATTTTCAGTAAACTTCTCCATAGAAGAAGTTCTACTAGCCTGCCTATCGGCCCACActcaagttcttccacAAGGGCCTCCGCCGACATATCCGTCCAAAGATCTCGCTCCAAGCGTAGCGATAGGTCCGTTTCACGCACCCATAGCGTCCGCAAAGCAGACCGGTCCGTGGTGGACGATAACGATAGTTTACGCTCCGATGAGACGTTTAATGAGAACGACGAATCGGATGTTTCTTCCGTATATTCCAATCTTCATCACACGGGATCCACAACATTCTCGGAGCCATTACCAGGCTCGTCCGAAACCAGCTTCGAGGACGTGGACCGTAAATTGAACGAATTGTTGGTGCTGGGTCCTGCCATCTCGGAGTCGCCCTGGCAAGGTTTCAATCGAGATGCCCTCAATCCTCCCAAATATGTCAAGGTGATGCGACGCAACAAGGGAAGCCCTAAGACGGTGAGGCGGATCTTCTTGGCCCAGGAGTTGAACGACGAATCCGACTCTGACAGTGTTTTGGATGAATCTCCTGCTACTTCCAATATGGACCTTGACGGGGATGCGGCtgccaacttggataaaGCCGGTGAAAAGCCGGCCGAGGTGGACAGCTCGCTTTCCAAAGAGGTGTTCTCGATGTTGTTCAGCCGTGATGGGAAGTACTTGGCCATCGCTGGTCGGGACTCGGTCATCAAGGTGTACAAAGTGCTATCATCGCCATTAGGCCGTATGGAATACCAAAACCACGAGGAAGCCCattccaagaacaagaagaagtccaaATCACAAGATGAGGTGTATCCGTATGCTCCCGTCTTCCATCAGAAGCCTGTGCGTGTGTTCAAAGGTCATACGAAGAGTGTTCTTTCCATTGACTGGAGTAAAAACAATTTTTTGCTCTCTGGAAGCATGGACAAAACCGTCAAGTTGTGGCATGTGGATAGGGCAGACTGCTTGGCTACTTTCCAACATGAGGACTTTGTTACGACTGTCAAGTTCCATCCGAATGATGATCGGTTCTTTTTGAGTGGTTCTTTGGACAACTACGCAAGGCTTTGGTCTATTCTCGAAGGGAGTGTTGCTTACGGCAGGAACTTGGGCGACGAAATGTTGATAACCGCCTCCTGTTTCACCCCCGATGGCTTACACTGCTTGTTTGGTGGGTTCAATGGAACCATCGCTATGCTTGAAACAAAGGGTTTACATATAATCCACAGCTTTGATATCAAGCCTGGTATGCCTCTGTTGAAACCCAAAACCGGCAAGAAGGTCACCAGCATCCAGGCCCTCGTAAACGAGGCACAccaagatgatgatgacttgaagTACAAGTGGACTTAtttgatcaccaccaacgaCTCACGAATCAGATTGATCAATGCCAATGAAAAGAAGCTTGTAACCCGGTTTAAAGGTGTTACTAATACAACCTCAGTTGAGGCATCTATTTCAGATGATTGTAGATACATTCTTGCAGGTTCGGAGGACCATTGGTGCTATGTGTGGGAAAATAACAACGCCATAAttaacaacaagttgaaatcagCTGTTAGTGAAATGTTAAATGGAAAGAGACATCTTATTACTGACTTGGAATCCAAGCACAAGAAGTACTACGACTTCattatcaagaacaagttgttgaaaaagctCAATGCTGAAcagttcttgaaagatgaTCAGCATTCGGAGTTCATAGCGAATGAGAATAGCAGCTATACTTCTTTCCATGCCCATCATTCGTCCGTAAATGCTGCTATTTTCGCCCCCAGCTTGACCAAAAAGCTCCTTGAGTTGTCTGACGATGTTGTGTTTGACATGATCAAAAGAGGACGTAATTGTGCTTCGGCTGACGAGTTTCCCAAAGTCAACATTCCTGATCAACACGAAATTGATACGGGTATAGCTGGCTTCATAATGGTAACCACTGATGAGACAGGTTTAATCAGAGTTTTCAGACAGGATGTTGCCTATGATCTTCGGAAGGGCATCATTGACTATTACAAGAAACTGACGAGAAAAGAATGTCCAACATTAACCAAGTCTTCCAGAATTGTGACGAAAGTGAAATCACCAGCTctttcaccttcttcttcgatgtCTTCTGTGCCAAATCTCGTGAAGCATGAACCGTACCTCTCAACTAAAAGATTTGATAGCAGGCCTCCACTGAAGTCCATCTCAAACGGAATTTTGAACTCCCAGAACGGAACTTTTAAAATCAAGTCAGATGCTGTCATCTTTGAACAGAACTCACAACGGATTGCCTCATCTGGAGTTATCACCCCAGATTATGAACCTGAGGTTCCATTCCCGTCGATCAAAAATTCAGACTCTAGACTGTCTGTTCCACTCTTTGTAAATACTGCAGTTGATAGCCAAACGCCTGAAGTAATGCAATTTCAGACCCCGGTTACTTCTGCTCCCAAAACCACCACGTTCAAGTCTTAA
- the IRR1 gene encoding cohesin complex subunit (EggNog:ENOG503NXJ6; COG:D), translating to MVAATRTRHPQRQVRKGKRYNVDELISANAGVDEESDIEENDSGSEDEQARLSESQAESEDDDEYISPGRKKRRTAGSNKSSKKTKIQRRIPQTAEELGDDFEENKLYRALSDPDASIERLALDWIEEYSIGGQNGSIECVTTLVNLILRCCGCIHLLQPHDLSNLSSAKETIGELEIAFRSQKSHEYPFISNNKNLKFFKANVVEFFEEIVALSHKKGLLYIERGTSEEGESLASPLVNQVFTWLFTLTTCPIRPLRYVATTVLLVIQTQLSRAFSEVNGLLEKHQRQLSNLRKAKRKQKAQIDTVQNIVEDFNHKNETLKEYFSDVTDVVFANRYHDIDPMLRQECASALGEWMLTASDVFLQSSYLKFYGWLLSDPNNSVRSEVTKVLHKLYKQQASLGGEGYPSLRVFSDKFKGQMIKMCQIDQDPHVRSYLTLILQEMIKLDYLEYSEQTQIISSFMVSIKVGLGFSKVHNDKLISEIVRFIHTSHFSLVKETINGREQAVGDFDKVNLNESIKTRCLLQLFRDCDEVTESIETGSPISDHYPISTVMQLMYQQPYYQNMWLFWVKCLSGSFNEIEVGIEDDDEGLIQDTLTAIQDISRKDCLYLSNFILGALSTICNKNKTEQSSVDSADKVVLNFSEFAKPIFKVLQSEVVTVDVLVKIWSLILGDYNKTTNVYSTFLSCEKGEVYFDINCGLINLYSEAEVDSFSDKFFDNFDIFFGCILSDYELSMTSEIKSSIDNVIKSLSTDSLKILEESSGFGGLPEDNKWVQASMNLLKLTKISNYINIDRFLNENLLLEELRRKMLDRFSSAHSFATKVQGNVSSLDTEINALKAVLDFIIALSAAKISHSLKTERYESEKFEEFNSVITSLASSYKASEFEEACRQYDQESSNEDWESYFIMATKCNEIQTYLKTAYADLIIGFKMFFEKQKTLPVGGDFYSDFQFQVQNMDSPVAAMMEVFVEKEEILGHLLGIELARESEETASLFGSTSPMDTFSGLFYVAKPVSIPQEDSDVDQEQVGKVEELELKRAKEKSIWQAEYRFCGFAIKLLTLESVGLIKPRVSKRIRLNSNKIGGLFNKIVSSYETDSSQNAV from the coding sequence ATGGTAGCGGCGACGAGAACCAGGCATCCCCAGAGGCAGGTCAGGAAGGGAAAGCGCTATAACGTCGACGAGCTTATCTCGGCTAACGCTGGCGTCGACGAGGAGTctgatattgaagaaaatgataGCGGCAGCGAAGATGAACAGGCACGGTTGAGTGAACTGCAAGCAGAATCTGAAGATGACGACGAGTACATTTCTCCaggaagaaagaagagaagaacgGCGGGCTCGAACAAACTGTCGAAAAAGACCAAGATCCAGAGAAGAATACCCCAAACAGCAGAAGAGTTaggtgatgattttgagGAAAACAAATTGTACAGAGCATTAAGCGATCCCGACGCTTCTATTGAACGGTTGGCGTTGGACTGGATTGAAGAGTACTCCATAGGAGGCCAGAATGGCTCAATAGAGTGTGTGACCACTTTGGTGAATTTGATTCTTAGATGCTGTGGATGTATTCATTTATTGCAACCTCACGATTTATCGAATTTGAGTTCGGCCAAAGAGACAATAGGCGAGCTTGAAATTGCATTCAGGAGCCAGAAGAGCCATGAATACCCGTTCATTTCAAAtaacaagaacttgaagtttttcaaagcCAATGTTGTGGAATTCTTCGAAGAGATTGTGGCTTTGAGCCACAAGAAAGGTTTATTATACATTGAAAGAGGCACCAGTGAGGAAGGTGAGTCCTTAGCATCACCACTAGTGAATCAGGTATTCACGTGGTTGTTTACGTTGACCACCTGTCCTATCAGACCTTTAAGGTACGTAGCTACAACTGTATTGTTGGTTATTCAGACTCAATTGAGTAGGGCATTTCTGGAGGTAAATggtcttttggaaaaacaTCAACGTCAATTGAGTAATCTCAGAAAGGCGAAAAGAAAGCAGAAGGCTCAAATCGACACGGTCCAGAATATCGTCGAGGACTTCAACCATAAAAATGAAACTTTGAAGGAGTATTTTAGTGATGTTACCGATGTGGTGTTTGCTAACAGATACCATGATATTGATCCCATGCTCAGACAAGAGTGTGCTTCTGCTCTTGGAGAATGGATGTTGACTGCATCTGACGTATTTTTGCAGAGCTCTTATTTGAAATTCTATGGCTGGTTGTTATCAGATCCAAACAATAGTGTCAGAAGTGAAGTCACAAAGGTTTTGCACAAGTTATACAAGCAGCAAGCATCATTGGGAGGTGAAGGGTATCCTTCTCTCAGAGTGTTCTCAGATAAGTTTAAAGGCCAGATGATAAAGATGTGTCAAATAGATCAAGACCCACACGTAAGGAGCTACTTGACTTTGATACTACAGGAAATGATAAAATTGGATTATTTGGAGTACAGTGAACAAACCCAGATTATCCTGAGTTTCATGGTATCGATCAAAGTGGGGTTAGGATTCAGTAAGGTGCATAACGACAAATTGATCCTGGAGATTGTGAGATTCATTCATACGTCACATTTTTCATTGGTAAAGGAAACCATAAATGGACGGGAGCAAGCGGTGGGAGATTTCGATAAAGTGAATTTGAATGAATCAATTAAAACCAGATGCTTGTTACAACTATTCAGAGATTGCGATGAGGTTACTGAAAGTATTGAGACAGGGTCTCCTATATCTGATCACTATCCAATTTCTACAGTCATGCAATTAATGTATCAACAACCATATTATCAAAATATGTGGCTATTTTGGGTGAAGTGTTTGTCAGGATCCTTTAACGAAATTGAGGTTGGAatcgaagatgatgacgaagGGTTGATACAAGATACGCTCACAGCAATTCAAGATATTCTGCGAAAAGATTGCTTATACTTGAGTAACTTTATTCTCGGAGCTTTGTCCACCATTTgcaacaagaacaaaacAGAACAGAGTAGTGTTGATAGTGCCGACAAAGTAGTTCTCAACTTTCTGGAGTTTGCAAAGcccatcttcaaagtaCTACAATCTGAAGTTGTTACTGTAGATGTGTTGGTCAAGATATGGAGTTTGATTCTTGGAGATTATAATAAGACAACCAATGTTTACTCCACATTTTTGAGTTGCGAAAAAGGTGAGGTTTATTTTGATATCAATTGTggtttgatcaatttgTACCTGGAAGCTGAGGTGGATTCTTTCAGTGATAAGTTCTTTGATAACTTTGAcattttttttggttgCATATTATCTGATTATGAATTGTCTATGACTTCGGAGATCAAGAGTTCCATTGATAATGTGATTAAATCTCTTTCCACCGACTCATTGAAGATACTTGAAGAGAGTCTgggttttggtggtttgCCTGAAGACAATAAATGGGTTCAGGCTTCGATGAAtcttttgaaattgaccAAAATATCCAATTACATTAATATTGACAGGTTTCTTAACGAAAATCTTCTATTGGAAGAGCTAAGAAGGAAGATGCTAGACCGGTTTTCATCCGCTCATAGCTTTGCTACAAAAGTACAAGGTAACGTGAGCTCACTTGATACAGAGATTAATGCACTTAAAGCTGTATTGGATTTTATTATTGCTTTAAGTGCAGCCAAGATATCCCATAGTTTGAAAACTGAAAGGTATGAATCcgagaagtttgaagaattcaatTCGGTTATCACTAGTTTGGCAAGCTCATACAAAGCCTCGGAGTTTGAGGAAGCTTGTAGACAGTATGATCAAGAGAGCAGTAACGAGGACTGGGAGAGCTACTTTATAATGGCCACCAAATGCAATGAAATCCAGACTTATTTGAAGACTGCTTATGCGGATTTAATTATTGGGTTCAAGatgttctttgaaaagcAAAAGACTCTTCCAGTAGGAGGAGATTTCTACAGTGatttccaattccaagtaCAAAATATGGACAGTCCGGTAGCTGCAATGATGgaggtgtttgtggaaaaAGAGGAAATACTAGGACACCTCCTTGGTATTGAGTTAGCCAGAGAGTCAGAGGAGACGGCAAGCTTATTTGGATCTACTTCTCCAATGGACACATTCTCTGGTTTGTTTTATGTTGCTAAACCAGTATCAATCCCACAAGAGGATAGTGATGTAGACCAAGAGCAGGTTGGAAAggtggaagagttggaattgaaaagagccaaagaaaaatcGATTTGGCAAGCCGAGTACAGGTTCTGTGGGTTTGCTATCAAGCTACTTACTTTAGAAAGCGTGGGATTGATCAAACCAAGAGTGCTGAAAAGAATACGTCTCAACAGTAATAAAATAGGTGGTTTATTCAATAAAATTGTACTGCTGTATGAAACCGATTCGTCTCAGAATGCAGTTTGA
- a CDS encoding uncharacterized protein (EggNog:ENOG503P0E2): protein MDSPILVPEATPNDYVSITHKSSTASLSTMSDITDLFPSRGYPLIDTIIATPLGELEAASAQAEDFEAVRDHAERIAKSLVRRLEPLRTLGTFDRHIPQWSDEINSFFGDHPDIRDAYESKSCDPTYYVFLKESFPFWIKSFDQEVILSLHQKNKLRHNFDQRSFKEVWQYIKANEVKIHEFKIQRVLRDLMKKHPADWLHYEQGTCFRREYKDYLEFLDNHGCLLIQLYWGLSLQNKRALVNILAQNYQNNMVLRYKDISNVLSCHEDFKKPLIVARSVVYSPSKKITSFVPATVGLSESSNLSSYVVSKRFGSGSRIFDVYNTNNGAIPRGPVDPSEVLFWFLRSRLSRSAFRMYSSQTGSPQIGTKMEPMATIRAGFRSNILLISASKVPVTDLGWHVVHHDVDGIDAYRVFTLADGSTYQWTYKQKYLELVHNRGNFETEVRQRIGSVEIHGLNGFTLKVDESKIPLTLALASAWCSFIDMWSSKYSFGGVYWPDRSSIC, encoded by the exons ATGGACTCCCCTATTTTAGTTCCAGAAGCAACCCCAAATGATTATGTCTCTATTACTCACAAATCAAGCACAGCTTCCTTGAGTACCATGTCCGACATAACAGATCTATTTCCTAGTCGTGGGTATCCACTTATCGATACCATTATTGCCACACCACTAGGTGAGTTGGAAGCTGCCTCCGCCCAAGctgaagattttgaagctGTTAGAGACCATGCTGAACGGATTGCAAAAAGCCTTGTTCGACGCCTTGAACCTCTCAGAACTCTTGGAACGTTTGACAGACACATTCCCCAGTGGTCTGATGAAATCAATCTGTTCTTTGGGGACCACCCCGATATTCGTGATGCCTATGAAAGTAAGTCATGTGATCCTACCTACTATGTATTCCTCAAAGAAAGCTTCCCGTTTTGGATCAAGTCCTTTGATCAGGAGGTAATTCTTTCCTTACACCAAAAGAATAAATTGAGGCACAATTTCGATCAACGAAGCTTCAAAGAAGTATGGCAATACATAAAAGCAAACGAAGTGAAGATCCATGAATTCAAGATTCAGCGGGTATTGAGGGATTTAATGAAGAAACACCCTGCTGACTGGTTACATTACGAACAAGGTACGTGCTTCAGACGTGAGTATAAAGACTATcttgaatttcttgacaatCATGGATGTTTGCTTATACAGCTATACTGGGGCTTAAGTTTGCAGAATAAGAGAGCCTTAGTGAATATCCTTGCTCAAAACTACCAGAACAACATGGTTCTTCGTTACAAAGACATCTCTAATGTATTGAGTTGTCatgaagatttcaagaagcCCC TAATTGTTGCTAGGTCAGTGGTGTACTCTCCATCCAAAAAAATCACTTCTTTTGTGCCAGCTACCGTTGGCTTGTCGGAGTCTTCTAATTTGTCCAGTTATGTGGTATCCAAAAGATTTGGGTCAGGCTCCAGAATATTTGACGTCtacaacaccaacaatgGAGCCATACCAAGAGGACCCGTCGACCCGTCCGAGGTGCTTTTCTGGTTTCTTCGTTCAAGGTTACTGAGAAGTGCCTTCAGAATGTACAGTTCACAAACAGGTTCACCACAAATAGGCACTAAAATGGAACCCATGGCTACTATTCGTGCTGGTTTTCGGTCCAATATCCTTCTCATCAGCGCCTCCAAAGTTCCGGTCACCGACCTAGGCTGGCACGTCGTCCACCACGATGTTGATGGTATTGATGCTTACCGGGTGTTCACACTCGCAGACGGCCTGACGTACCAATGGACCTACAAGCAAAAGTACCTTGAATTAGTTCACAACCGTGGTAACTTTGAGACCGAAGTGAGACAACGTATAGGCCTGGTGGAGATTCACGGCCTCAATGGCTTTACATTGAAGGTGGATGAGTCCAAGATTCCATTGACATTGGCATTAGCCAGCGCGTGGTGCTCCTTTATTGATATGTGGAGCTCCAAGTATAGCTTTGGAGGGGTCTACTGGCCCGACCGGTCCCTGATCTGCTAA